The following coding sequences lie in one Pogoniulus pusillus isolate bPogPus1 chromosome 29, bPogPus1.pri, whole genome shotgun sequence genomic window:
- the APCDD1L gene encoding protein APCDD1-like, translated as MVRCWWLTGLLVACAAAEPPLRWESRCRQQLRHLQDGARIAARLPPRLEGRWVSTGCEVRPGPEFLTRSYLFYSNRLFKAYQFYYWDPSCHDPSYTLVIKGKLRLRQASWITRGATEADYHLHKVGIVFHSQKAMQEVASWINQTSSEGCSGFLPPGRTWAPGALYELLSAKTERDCTAALGFTMHELSLVRVEKHYQPLLQPQQSGSHLVEELYLGDIHTEWVERLHYRPTGYQRPMQSAVHHVHPCPACGIIYRADEHHPPILPTRAQLPMQLSGSWVSTHCEVRPAVLFLTRYFIFHGHNHTWEGYYYHYSDPLCKQPTFTIYASGHYTQGIPSSKVRGGTELAFKVTQARVTPMDQVTVMMLNSSEPGSCGLTSSWSAGLEQDITPTNGCLALGIRLPHTEYELFKTEQDTRDRSLLYIGERPTDGSSPDSPDKRPTSYQAPLIQCAGAPEEFSNYVSLKYLGKKDANGNEALKPLPVAFLLFIALLFLRWD; from the exons ATGGTCCGGTGCTGGTGGCTTACCGGGCTGCTCGTAG CATGCGCGGCCGCGGAGCCGCCGCTGCGCTGGGAGTCGCGGTGCCGGCAGCAGCTCCGCCACCTGCAGGACGGCGCCAGGATCGCGGCGCGGCTGCCCCCGCGCCTGGAGGGCCGATGGGTCTCCACCGG GTGCGAGGTGCGGCCAGGACCTGAGTTCCTCACCCGATCCTACCTCTTCTACTCTAACCGCCTCTTCAAGGCTTACCAGTTCTACTACTGGGACCCCTCCTGCCACGACCCCTCCTACACGCTGGTCATCAAGGGCAAGCTGCGGCTGCGCCAGGCCTCCTGGATCACTCGTGGGGCCACCGAGGCCGACTACCACCTCCACAAAGTTGGCATCGTTTTCCATAGCCAGAAAGCCATGCAGGAGGTGGCCTCCTGGATCAACCAGACCTCCAGTGAGGGCTGCAGTGGGTTCCTGCCCCCAGGGCGCACTTGGGCTCCTGGAGCCCTCTATGAACTGCTGAGTGCTAAGACTGAGCGTGACTGCACAGCTGCCTTGGGCTTCACCATGCATGAGCTCAGCTTGGTGCGGGTGGAGAAGCACTaccagccactgctgcagccccagcagagcgGGAGCCATCTGGTGGAGGAGCTGTATCTGGGGGACATTCACACAGAGTGGGTCGAGAGGCTGCACTACCGACCAACTGGTTACCAGCGACCGATGCAGAGTGCTGTG CACCATGTGCATCCTTGCCCAGCCTGTGGGATCATATACAGAGCCGATGAGCACCACCCACCCATACTGCCcaccagagctcagctgcccaTGCAGCTCAGCGGCAGCTGGGTGAGCACCCACTGCGAGGTCCGACCTGCCGTGCTTTTCCTGACCAGGTACTTCATATTCCACGGTCACAACCACACCTGGGAAGGTTACTACTATCACTACTCAGACCCGCTCTGCAAACAGCCGACCTTCACCATCTATGCATCTGGGCATTACACCCAGGGCATCCCCTCCTCCAAAGTGAgaggtggcacagagctggcctTTAAAGTCACCCAGGCTCGGGTGACACCCATGGACCAGGTGACAGTGATGATGCTGAACTCCTCAGAACCTGGAAGCTGTGGGCTGACAAGCTCCTGGAgcgctgggctggagcaggatATAACCCCCACAAACGGATGTTTGGCGTTGGGCATCAGGCTGCCCCACACCGAGTATGAGCTTTTCAAAACGGAGCAAGACACGAGAGACCGCAGCCTGCTGTACATCGGCGAGAGGCCCACGGACGGGTCCAGCCCCGACAGCCCCGACAAGCGGCCCACCTCCTATCAGGCACCTCTGATTCAGTGTGCGGGGGCGCCAGAAGAGTTCTCCAACTACGTTAGTCTAAAATACTTGGGAAAGAAGGATGCTAATGGGAATGAAGCACTGAAACCTTTGCCTGTGGCCTTTTTATTGTTCATAGCACTTCTGTTTTTAAGGTGGGACTAA